cctcaaATAGCTGTACCATCTTTAACTCCAACAAATTTCACCAATCCACCATCATATTCCTTGAGATTAATAAACCtgtctttatcaccagtcatgatttgaacatccaaagtCAATAATCCATGTATTCGGTTCAATATTAGCATGCAATGTAGTCTTGATTGATTTCTCTTCTTCCGATTTCTTCGAAGCATTCTCCTTTTCTTCAATTGCTaaaaacaaggattcttcatttaattcatcatcaacttcatctttagATGTGTGTTCCTCTATAGAACATAAGCACTTTTTCTCTCTTCTATATATAAAGTTGTGTTTTTTAGTTctatttttcttctcatcatcatttgatctcttaTAGTCTTTCCCTATAAGTGTAgtgagaagcataatgtccaattataccacaagaaaaatattttagaGGACCCTTACCATTGTACTTTCCAATGCCTCGTTACAATCTTCTCACAAATTTTGCTTCAGCTTCATCCAAATCTCCACTACATTCTGgatcatcatgtcttgaaacattaaatgttgcttctttatttTATCtcttctcttcctccatttctaaACTTTCAAAAGCTGCTAAGGTATCGGTAAGTTGATCAATGGTATACTTAGTCAAATTATCGCTTTCTTGTATGGCACACCTCGTTGCATTGTAGGATTTAGGCAAGGTCAGCAAGATCTTATGAACAATGCCACTTTCATCCAAATGTTCATCAGTAGCTCTAATGCCATCAGCAAGTTCAATCACTCTATAAATATAGTTCTCAacacatcaagcattttcaaatatTCAAACTTCTACTTTAGATTTATCATCTTAGCCTGTTTTGTCTTCAAATCTCCATCAAATGCCAAATACAGCTTGCTCCATATAtctttagcttctttcaatcctCCTACTCTTCCAAACATTGAATCACTTATACAACTGAAAATTACAGCTCTAGCTTTTGGATTAGTCTCTTGTAACTTTTTCTCATCCAAAGTCTGAGGACCACCCTGCGAGGGTGTATATCAGGTTTGAATGATCTTCCATATTTCATTCTACAATGTCTCCAAATGTGCTTACATTCTCTCCTTCCAATATGGaaagtttgtaccatcaaagatcAAAACCTTGTAATGCGCATCATGCACCATAccggatctacctcaagcaattaagcttactcaaaaggaacctttctctaataccaattgttgaacccaaggaaggacggagaggggggagtgaatcagtctaaacaaaaattaatgcagcacataaacaattaatcaataACACATATCGAACACATGAACActgagatttatacatggaaaatccaaacaaGGAAAATCACAACGAGCACTTGCCCACAAAATTTATTCACTGTGTATATATGATTACAATGAAAAGAGCTCACTACTTCAGACTTGTAGAACAAGACTAACTGTTGTTGGGGCAAGATACAAGAATGATTTGGAAAGAAGGATCTGTTGATcgtgaagctatccttgaactctaTATCAAGctaccaacatcaacacacacaactcaaacTTCATCTATCAACACTCTATCTCATACTTATGTCACTATCTCAAATAGCTCACATATCACTCAAACACAACTCTTCTCTGCTTTTCACCGAATTTTGTTGACTATTATCACACACacacttcctctttctcttttcactACACTCATTAACACATCAACTCAGCCACATGTATACactctttatatacaagatagatcatcaaagcttgaaccaagttgtcttgaAACAAAATATACCTTCCAGACCAAAAACACAGAtgttgatccactccaggagaaagaggggaccaaaacacatcttcctaagaTCAATCTATCGATCCCCAATCGCTAGAATATATCCTTCAGCCTATCAACATGCAACATGTCCATATAAACAATTAGCAGccaaaacatactctccaatgcaaattatTCTTATCCGAATCTCCATGCGCTTTTGTGAGATAACACATCAAATAACCTTCCACAAATCATGTATGGACCAAAAGATAGGCTtgacatagaatatcacaacctgGTATGAAATATACCACAACATTCGGAGAAAACAAAGACATTTCTGGACCACAAAactaacatatccataataccaaaatcATAACCAAAGAAGATAGCAATATCAAACAACACCAGCAACACTTTCTGGACCCGAACACTTCTGAAACAATCAATGGAACAACTACAATAGCAACACAGCAAGATATCTTTTTACCATGAACTTTCTGGACCAACAACTatctggaacaacaagtttgacatcaatgacaaccacaataacacatacttccaacatgtATTCACATCTCTATCTACCTCTATGTATAGCTCAAACTCCACCTCTTCctcaaactatatatacatgaaataaataTTTAAGTATAATTGACATTTACACATGGACACTTACTTTCTTATAATATAAGCTTATTTTGAATTAatatactttcaagatgtttgagaatggttttggaTCTCTAGGAGTTACAATCTAGACACCTTGACTATATAGCCCAAGGTGAACATTGTTGCCTGAAGTTTTCTtccataataaaaaaaattcaagttttactCTTTGTTTTGAGCTCAAGGTCAATAATTCATACCTTTGATGTGTACATGCATCCATTTTTCATCATTCAAGCTTTCTACAGTTAATTATTTTTGTGTTTGTTTCGAGTTTTGTCAATACTTACAAACTATTATCAAACCATGAAGGGCCTTCTAAAACTTAAACAAGCATCCACAGTTTCATTGATAAGTGACATTGGTTCATATTCCACTAGTATTTCCTTAGGATTGAGATTAATTTGGATCACATCTTTGTTTTATTTCTTCATGACATCCTTggcttttgattcctttcttttCCATTTTCTTGCTTTTGTTGCACCCACATCGATGCACTTAGTTGCACCCTCTTTGGTGCacctcccttttccttttgaattttCTTCTACCATTATGTTGGCTcgttctttctctttcttttataTCTCTTTCGCCCTTGCGTGGTCTCTTTCCTCTCCTTCCTGTCTACCTTGCTTTTCTTTCACTAGTATTCTTTCACGTTGCTTCTTTCATCAAGTTTATGCTTTCTCTTGTGATTTTATTACCTTCTTTTGTCATTGTACTTTCCTTCGATGTTCCTTAGATCTTCATATATATAGTCCATGGTCTTTTGAGATATGAACAGTTGCATCTTTTTAGGGGTCCTTTTAGATCTTGCCCCCGTTTTCATTTGTCATCCCCTAATTGCCTACCCCCCTCTCACAGAGGGGACCCTTAGGGTTTGGTGCAATTCAATTTTCTACCACTTTTCCTTCTCTTTTCTACTCTAAAATTTCTTTACTTCTCTCTCTAGAGTTCCAACAACAGAGCCAATGTTAGAAAGAGACATGGTGTTGTACTGTCTGAAGATTTGTACCCCAAGTCATCTTATGTAGTTAGTTTATAGCCCAAAGGACACAATAAAAGAAATCAACATATGTGAAAGTGACTTAAGAGAAGAGATCATCcatacatcatcatcaacaaaagaaGCATTCATTAACCACAACACATAATTATAGAACCGGCATCTCCTTCTATTATAGTATAACTTTATATCAAAATGCATGTCTTAGACTCTGCTTCATACATATATCTCTTATCTCTATATCTCAATTATAGCTCAATTATGTTCTAGATATGATTTACAATCAACATATGCACGATATCCCATGAAGGGACATGACCATTTGAGGTAGCCTAGAGTCAGCTCTACTTTTGGTTCTTAACCTGCCAACAATCATTATTGCTAAAATCTATCATTTTGCTATCATTAACTCTAGATATTAAACACACTTCACAATCTCAACTCCATTGCAACAAATGAACATAATTTGAGTGTTCAACTCTCCTTTTAAGACTATAGCTAAATTTATTCATGTTCCAATGTTATACTATAGACATTTGAAATCTTAGTTTGCATCCATAGGCCTAGGACCTCATTTTCGTACACATCACAATCATACAAGGAATGAGCTATCAATCTATAAGGCAACAAACTACAATCATTGTACACTCAATATGGCTTTCATGCTTCTCGTTTATGATTATCATGTTATTGCACTAACATTTGCAAGGCTTCCAAAAGAGAATTGCATAGCCATATTTATGTGGAACACCCCAAAACAAACAATGACAAACATGgccaaattttgaaacaaaaaccTCCAAATTAGGGACCCATTGCCCCTTGTCATGTCAATTTGACCCACATTTTTAGGAGACAAGTGTTCAAAGCTTCCTAATCATGTTTTCGAATATCTCCTAAGaatttgtcatcttcaatcatAGATACCCAATGCTTATGTCCTACACAATCAACTTCAAATTCTAGTGTTGGGCTCTTCTCTATGTCCTCATTCTAGGTCTACCTAACTATTTATGTATTTCTTGTTGCATTTACTATACTCATCAGATTTAGTTATTTTGTCATTGTTAGCATAGCTCATTTGCATACACgaactcaaccaatttcaatcacATGTAATCAACAAGAGTATGAGTCCAAGTCAGTGTGACTCTACCTTGTGGACAACAAACCAAGCTCGTTCACTTTTATATATTTCAATTATGAAACTCAATTTTGTTTCTTAAGTTGAAAAATCAAATGCAAGAGGATATCTCTTCTAAGAAGTTGTGGAGTAACCTATTTGGGTTGCTTGTTAGTATGAATTTGTagctttaaattttttatttattttattagacaGCTTGTCTCAATGTTTGTACTCATATTCTTAATCTTAATCAATatggaaagaaaaaagaaaaagaaaaaagcgcATGTATGCAACAAAAAGACTAAAAAGTTTCATCAAAGAGATACATTGCTATTATATGACATGTATGAAATCTTAGGGAAGTTTAAGATCGCATGGTTTAATACTTATTCAATCCACCATTTACTTTCGTATGGAGCTATTAAGCTAAAAACAATGTTAAGATTTCTAAGGACTAGTTATATaaatcaatgacaagctcttcTCTAACATTACTTGCAGTCTATTGTGATACATATAGTTAATTTCACGCAAGGTACAACAAATTTATGTACTTTTTTTAGTCCCATTTGTATGTGCCAACTTCCTAAGCATTACTATCTATCGTGACCTATATGGGTGCTCTCATACAAAGCTGTTCTCCAACCTTGATGGACTAAATGTTCCTTTCCAAGTTTGTACTGAAAATTCATGCAAAAGTATGAATTGCATGTTCTTGATCCCTTGACTTTGTGAATttttgagtcagttttcaaaataTTATATGTGCTAACATAGAAATACTATTTTCATATATTCCTTGACACTACATGTTATTATAATTATGCGTAGATCTTTTTGTGTTTTTACTTTTTCCCAAACCATTTTTATTGTACGACTTTATTTCTCGCTCTATTAACTGTTGGAGACAGACGCAAAAGAAACATTCGCCTAGTTTTCCTGTCTTCAACAATTCATAATGACAATCTTCAGACagcaaaataaaattttatatttgtCTCTTTTAAATATCACAAAAGTACGTTAATATTCTTTGTGGATCAAGCCTAGATCTTTTTGTGTTTTTACTTTTTCCCAAACCATTTTTATTGTACGACTTTATTTCTCGCTCTATTAACTGTTGGAGACAGACGCAAAAGAAACATTCGCCTAGTTTTCCTGTCTTCGACAATTCATAATGACAATCTTCAGACAGCAAAATAAAATTGTATATTTGTCTCTTTTAAATATCACAAAAGTACGTTAATATTCTTTGTGGATCAAGCCTACTAAACCGTCTCCATATACAAACACTAAAGTGGTCGATATGCATACAAAGGCGTATGTTCTAACGCTTGTGTTCTACATGAATGAATTGAtaacaaattgaagaaatttttacTCTTCTTTCAAAGAGGTAATTCAATTTTCACCTAGAACAATTTACAACCCGCACACCCAAACTATaatacattcatttgcaagaaaggTTAACAGTTTTCTCCACGTTTCTTGATCTTGTTAGTATGACACGATATAACAGGCTGTTCAACAACTTTGCTATCTCCTTACGACATTGATCTTGATTTTACAAATCTTGGCATATAGAGCAGGCGTTTAAACTAAAGAACCTTTTAAACAGTTAATTTGAACTGTGCATCATTCACAATGACCTCAAGATTCTTTAAATAATTATCTGTAAGCTGTGTAATTCACTATAAAGACTTTCTGTGTTGAGCATAGCGCACACTGGCATGGCAGCTAACCAAAATGAaatctaaaattttgaatgaaaagcTTAGTTGAGTATACAGAATGGATGAAATCTTAAGCTGTCAAAAATTGCAGTAACCAAACCAAACCACAAAATCTGGTTCACTGTCTTCTTGTAGCTAAATGCTTCAAACATTGTTTTCAAGTATTTCATCTATTCAATACAAGCACGGCTCTAGAGTCGATATGTACTGAAAAACAAGTGCTACATCGTTAACAACAAAATATGATGTACCAGTAAAATCCATACATAGAAAACTGCCCAAATATGCATTTCATGTATTCAATACAAGCACGGGTCTAGAGTCGATTTGTAATGAAAAACAAATGGTACTTATTTAAAAACAAAATATGATGTACCAGTAGAATCCATGTATAGAAAACTGCCAAAATATGCCATGTCTCCACAAACACAGAAAGACTAATAGGTCTTGGAATAAGACAGAATAATGCACATTACATGATATCTGTGTAAGACCTGACAGACAGGCCATCggcattaaaattaaaattgaaaagggcATTCGGTTAATAATATGGGGAAGAAAGCTTCATATATCAAACAAATCCAAACTCATCCAGATGTCACACTGGACCTTTTCTATGAAGCAAACACCTTATTGCAGAAACAGCGTCTTATTTGAACAGTGACATTTTTTTTCTGAAATGAATATTTGAAGGGGCAAATAATGAAAGTTAAAAGGGAATGAAATCATTATCAACCAATTTTGAGAATTCTTAAAATGAATAATTAAATTTACATAGCCGTTAACAATAATCATCTACTCCTGTTGATTAGTTGAAGTGCTAAGCAGCTCAACCATGTCATATAAGTTTGTTTCAGCGGTTCCCCTATCTATTCCACTAAAAGAGTTCCCCGTGCACATTTTCTTCACCATTCTGCTCAATCCCTCAGTACAGAAACTTATAGCTATTAATGCAGCTATATTGATGATGAAACGCTAGTAAGTGTGAGCAAAAAATAATATCCTCTGGAACCTATAACATTAGAACTTCATGCGAAAAGGAAAAAGCATTACAACTTCAACTCTCTACAACAAGAGTATGCATTTAGAAATTAACGGATAGAATCTACGAACCAAGAGAAGTGACATGATATCCAGAATTTTATTACGTTCTGGACTTCAACAAAGTAGAACATTTTAAAATTGAGCTACCTCCTGGAGGAGATAAGCATATATAACCCCTAACAGCCTGCACTTCTGTGCATTTCTCACTGCAGTGTGTCTGAGACGAAAAACTATATACAGGAAGGACAAATCATCTTCAGCGGGAAGAAACGCATTTCTAAGGAGATCCTTACTCCACCATATAAGAATGATACAGCAGAACCCTTGGATAAATTAATTGGTATTTATAAATAATAGTAGCAACAGGTAGCATCAATCTGCAAATATGGCTGGCTAACAAGTATACCTATTGAACAGGCTAAAAGTTCAAATTAGGCTTGAAAGGTATGTTGTATTTCTTAAATGAACTAGTTATTACCCCAGCTCTTTGGCCTCCATCAATCACGCGTAGGAGGGCTGATCAAATCATTCCTGCTGCCTAACCGTTCAGTGTAAGACAAAGCTTTACCTGTTTCTTTAGACATTGGTACGGTTATTAAGGAAGACTCTTTTGTGTTTCCATCTGTAGTTTTTGTCTCGCTAACAAGGTAGTCAGACAAAACTCTTATAGGAGTAAAATGATTGGAATTGGTTTTACTACTAACAAATGGGGATTTAGCTATTCTACCAGGACTCACTAGTGGTGTTGGCGAAAAGTTTGGTGTTGCAAAAGCTGTAGCATATGGTGTATTTGAGGATGGAGGAACAGCAAATGGTGAGGAAACTCTCTTGGCAGCGGCACCTCTGCTACTGACAGAGGGAGGAATGGGTGAAAATTGATGAGGTTCAGAATGCTTTGTCAAGTCATTGACATAAAGCAAATCATCAATACGAGCAATAATATTGTAAGCCAAACTCTCCAACACCCTGGAATAGCTCTCCAGAATAGATTGACCAACATCCTGCAACCAAACAAATCACATTAAAGCATGGAATCAGCCTTTCCAAGACCTTTAAAGTCCTCACTCATATTTCCACAGCAAGAAAAACAATAAAATACACTATGATATATGAAGTCCATCTTCATCAACCAAGAATATTGAATTGAAACAACGCGGTTGAATCAAaataaaccatcacatattttgaTATACTGCGAAAACACCACATATATAAAATGTGTATGGTAGCAATCTCTTCCACTACTCAGTCTCATCTGGGAAGCTTTATTCAGTTTTAAGTCTGAACCAAAGCCACCAGGAGCCATGGGGTTCGGGCACAAGGATATCAATTTGAAACCAGGGTATGTGGTTACATGAATATAAGGGAAaggttatatattatatattaagagATGTGGATGTAGGTATGGGTTTGGGGATGTGATCTCTGAACTTGTAGATGAGTTTCCTGGTGACATGACTTTCACTTTATCATACATACATTTCTTTGCCAGCATTTATAATTCAAACATTGAAAAACATTGTAAGCTTGTGAGCACTTCTATTCTATTGAAGAGTTATACAGTCAGAGCAGAGCAACATTCTTCTGTACAAACCTGATTATACTGTATCTTGCTCATGTCCAAGACAGTCTGTGACAGTCCCGGAAATCTCTGCTTCAGACTTAACAAAAGGCTTTCAGCTCTGTCTGCAAGCAATTCTCTCTTCTCTGCATCTCCCATAAAATCTTTGACAATACCCCATGAAGATTTTGTGTTTGGCCGATTCTCCTTTCCATGCACTGATTGTCTCCCATGAAGTTTCCGTCGCCAAACATGGATAGCAGCTTCAATGCGATTTGCAATTTCTAGCGTATGGTGTTCAGATGACAAATCTAGGCAGTCCAGCAGACAGTCTGGAGAGAACTGTTCTGCAGTTATGTAGCGGTAGATGATATCTCCAAGACTGGCTCTTCCATTCTgaataaataacaaaataaaatgaTTAACCACTATCCAGTCTCTTTAAGTCTTAAACTGGGTGCATTCAGAAGATGATAGACACTGTGCACTCACCTTTGGAAGAGCTTCCAAATAAACATCAGGAACCTCCATCTCAGACAAAACATTGCTGTTGATTGCCACTGCAGCTTTAAGAATTTGGTTTGTTGAATCTCGTTGATGTTGCAAACGTTTCCTTGCATCATCACATAGCCCACATGGAGGGACTCGAGGAATAGGcaaccaccatttttcttcttgACGTTGAGGAGGGCGCCTAAGCGCACCACAGCCATCTGCATCTGGCACCAATATTCCCTGGTCCACATACCAGAATTCGGTATCCTTGAAGCTTTCTAAAGTTTCCTGCCAACCAACATCATATGCAGTTGGAAAAATATACAAAAGGAAACAGTCACATTTATAATAATTGAAACTATCATACATGAAGAATGTAAATGAGTGATTAACCATACAAGGAGCATTGCATCAAGTTTACGCAAGGCTGGCAGATTGATATAAAGATCTGATCGAGGTCTGCTTACCATTACCTGAGACATAAACAGGATCGATGATGTTAACTCATTTGTAAACATGTGCAGCTTGAACAGACGTGTCAAATTCAGACCTGAATATCAAGTTCTGAAAACCATGTAAATACATAGGAAGGTGATTAAATCCTCACCTCTAAACTACTACCATCTGGATAAGCCTGTAAAGATGGGActaactcaacaatataatcacTAACACATAGTAACCAGTCCATCTCTCTTCgccacatcaatttcttctctgaAGCCAAAGGTTCTAATCTCCAGAGCTGTCCAAAAATGGTTGCTGCCATAAATAGACAATTACCATGAATTAGGCTCTAAAAAGTGAAGCTAACCATATCCTAACTGACCCATGATTGTAAACAATTCTAAGAGAAACGCAAATGACATGCCTGAAAGATTTGTAATGGCATTAGATATTGCAAGAGCTGTGCAAACTCCTTTACCACCACCAGACATGTCTTCACCAAGCAGCAGCTTTGAAAacctctctttcatcatttcaacttctgaGAAAGTAAGGCAATAGAGTTTTTacaaatacacatatataaataagtttaaatgatATTTAAGCAAAAAAATTACAGGGTCAACAGAGATAAaacatccaaattagaaaagaaaaccaaaaaaatgatgTGATAATAACATGCACCATTCTATTTGATAAAAAAGTAGCCCTTACAGAACATATATCTCAAGAGACATTCCTTCATTCAAATATTATAACTTTCATTGGTGCTTAAAGCGAAGCTATGTATCCAATTCTTATTAACCCATTCAGAAGCCAAATCTTCACAGGATCTCAAACTGTTTCTAAACATTTCCACTAGTAATTAAAACAGAATGGGAATGTACAGATAATCGCTTTAGACTTTTTGAAATATGCAAGATTTAAATCGCTTTTCCCTCACATTTTATATCAGATGTATGCTTATAAGGAAGTAAAACAATGAGCATTACACCAGTAACCAAACCATTACTTGGAAAAAGGCAATACATCTTTTGATTACAGACAAATGGAATTTTCGCTAACATCTCACCCTAAATAGAATCAAGCAATGAAGTTAAAATATTACAGAagcaaaaatacctaaaaaatctGTCTCTCGCTTCTCTTTTTTCTCCTCCCATATTACAGAATCTCGGCCACCTGCAATTGCAAGAGGAACAGTAGGCATACCAGAGTTTGTTATTTCTGTTCTTCCTATGGGCCAACCCAAAGGCGATGATCCTGCAGAACTGCTTGGGATTTCATCTCCATGACCATGATAATCTTGCATCTCCCCTATAACAAAACTTAAAGTTTCTGATGTTATGCCATCACCACTAACCGTTGAGCTTCCACAGTCAACACTCTGACGTGCAGAGTGATCTCCAGAAGAATTACTGTCCATTGCAGTTCTCGGTACACCTAAAGAGTGCAAAAACCCTCTAGAGAAAGCAAACAAACCTGAAAT
This genomic stretch from Cryptomeria japonica chromosome 8, Sugi_1.0, whole genome shotgun sequence harbors:
- the LOC131050083 gene encoding rop guanine nucleotide exchange factor 7, whose protein sequence is MDRTLHLHEDKEEEHVQAYCATIVRCRTVFNRHSLLNYWISRFLKGLTCQGCFIDKSSEVFLHKSVHSTLWRSNDGNGSVYIRRNPLCEVNLNSDKGNLDGDAVKCCASFGLFAFSRGFLHSLGVPRTAMDSNSSGDHSARQSVDCGSSTVSGDGITSETLSFVIGEMQDYHGHGDEIPSSSAGSSPLGWPIGRTEITNSGMPTVPLAIAGGRDSVIWEEKKEKRETDFLEVEMMKERFSKLLLGEDMSGGGKGVCTALAISNAITNLSATIFGQLWRLEPLASEKKLMWRREMDWLLCVSDYIVELVPSLQAYPDGSSLEVMVSRPRSDLYINLPALRKLDAMLLETLESFKDTEFWYVDQGILVPDADGCGALRRPPQRQEEKWWLPIPRVPPCGLCDDARKRLQHQRDSTNQILKAAVAINSNVLSEMEVPDVYLEALPKNGRASLGDIIYRYITAEQFSPDCLLDCLDLSSEHHTLEIANRIEAAIHVWRRKLHGRQSVHGKENRPNTKSSWGIVKDFMGDAEKRELLADRAESLLLSLKQRFPGLSQTVLDMSKIQYNQDVGQSILESYSRVLESLAYNIIARIDDLLYVNDLTKHSEPHQFSPIPPSVSSRGAAAKRVSSPFAVPPSSNTPYATAFATPNFSPTPLVSPGRIAKSPFVSSKTNSNHFTPIRVLSDYLVSETKTTDGNTKESSLITVPMSKETGKALSYTERLGSRNDLISPPTRD